Proteins encoded in a region of the Mucilaginibacter sabulilitoris genome:
- a CDS encoding FKBP-type peptidyl-prolyl cis-trans isomerase, with amino-acid sequence MKQTIFTLLLITTIGLISCRKNNNDPDIKQYDDIQIQNYIKANGLTNMKRNPAVGDTTGIYYEILSQGDTTRATPMDYPDSLAFVFTLKSFDGKYTNVDTLNLNHFSGLLGHITNNGLPRGLQSAIHDLVKYKGTRARILIPSRMAYGVNGFGSGSSSNVNTRIAGNQCLDYYINVVSSVDAYDDYLINDYMKRNSLTGYTHITSGRGNGLYYKITTPGSGTGDIIDQSSSYQVSAYSGKFLNEAVFDAGPTAGSPLTFTTDRVVVGFQEATKGLTSGAVISIFIPSRLGYGKIGGSDPNTGSITIGANAVLHFTDLTIGTVTNP; translated from the coding sequence ATGAAACAAACAATTTTTACGCTTTTATTAATTACCACTATAGGCTTAATATCCTGCCGCAAAAACAATAATGATCCGGATATTAAACAATATGACGATATCCAGATTCAGAACTATATAAAAGCTAATGGGCTCACCAATATGAAGCGTAACCCAGCTGTCGGGGATACAACAGGTATATATTATGAAATACTTTCGCAGGGAGATACCACCCGTGCTACTCCGATGGATTACCCTGATAGTTTAGCGTTTGTATTTACATTGAAATCATTTGACGGTAAATATACCAACGTAGATACCCTTAACTTGAACCACTTTAGCGGTTTGCTGGGGCATATAACCAATAACGGTTTGCCCAGAGGATTACAATCTGCAATACATGACCTTGTTAAATATAAAGGTACAAGGGCGAGGATACTCATCCCATCGCGCATGGCTTACGGTGTAAACGGATTTGGCTCCGGTAGCTCAAGCAATGTAAACACGCGTATAGCAGGTAACCAGTGCCTTGACTATTATATTAATGTGGTTTCTTCTGTAGATGCTTATGATGATTATCTGATCAACGATTATATGAAAAGAAACAGCCTTACCGGTTATACCCACATCACGTCAGGCAGAGGTAATGGACTGTATTATAAAATAACAACGCCCGGTTCTGGAACAGGAGATATTATTGATCAATCATCATCTTATCAGGTAAGCGCGTATTCAGGTAAATTTTTAAATGAGGCTGTTTTTGATGCAGGTCCTACTGCCGGTTCTCCACTGACATTTACCACTGATCGTGTCGTTGTTGGATTTCAGGAAGCAACAAAAGGCCTTACTTCAGGTGCAGTAATTTCCATTTTTATACCTTCAAGATTAGGCTATGGCAAAATTGGTGGTTCCGATCCTAATACAGGTTCTATCACTATAGGGGCTAATGCCGTATTGCACTTTACAGATCTAACAATAGGAACGGTTACCAATCCATAA
- a CDS encoding FKBP-type peptidyl-prolyl cis-trans isomerase, with protein sequence MNRILLVLLVFACGFTACKKTTDPMIAYREQAAIDDKIISDYLAAHTDVSAKRIDTTGVFYVIKPGEEGAGNDLFTNSTQVTVGYTAQILGKDSIIAKTDNFHPSFALGNVIRGWQLGIPLIKKNGKIRLLVPSRYAYGPFDQDAISLPKNSVLDFHIDLYNVTN encoded by the coding sequence ATGAACAGGATACTGTTAGTGTTATTGGTTTTTGCATGTGGTTTTACTGCCTGTAAAAAAACGACCGATCCTATGATAGCATACAGGGAACAGGCCGCAATTGATGATAAAATTATCAGCGATTATTTAGCAGCCCACACCGATGTGAGTGCCAAGCGTATAGATACAACGGGAGTTTTTTATGTTATTAAACCGGGTGAAGAAGGTGCAGGTAACGATCTGTTTACCAATTCAACACAGGTTACAGTAGGGTATACTGCGCAAATATTGGGTAAGGACAGTATTATAGCAAAAACAGATAATTTTCATCCTTCATTTGCATTAGGCAACGTAATAAGAGGCTGGCAATTGGGGATACCATTGATAAAAAAGAATGGAAAAATAAGGTTGCTTGTGCCCTCGCGCTATGCTTACGGGCCATTTGACCAGGATGCGATAAGTTTGCCTAAAAATTCGGTACTTGATTTTCACATAGATTTGTATAATGTGACAAACTAA
- a CDS encoding MarR family winged helix-turn-helix transcriptional regulator codes for MQNSVKHQETIDYFLKIVWQTVANRYNQLVTEFGITQSIGYLLINIDEKEGTTVSQAAALLGLKSTSLSRMLSQLEKSGLIYRESNQGDKRSVKIYLTELGKEKRHLARAVVKQFNNYLDAHISEADKQYLTDMLKKINKLTLNYKP; via the coding sequence ATGCAAAATAGTGTTAAACATCAGGAAACCATCGACTATTTTTTGAAAATAGTTTGGCAAACCGTTGCCAACAGGTATAATCAGCTGGTTACCGAGTTTGGCATTACGCAATCAATAGGCTATCTGCTCATCAATATCGACGAGAAGGAAGGGACCACAGTTTCACAGGCTGCGGCTTTATTGGGGCTTAAATCAACCAGCTTATCAAGGATGCTGAGCCAGTTGGAGAAAAGCGGGTTGATATACCGGGAGTCAAACCAGGGCGATAAGCGATCTGTTAAAATTTATTTAACCGAATTGGGTAAAGAAAAGCGCCATTTGGCCCGCGCTGTTGTAAAGCAGTTCAATAATTACCTTGACGCTCATATCAGCGAGGCCGATAAGCAGTACCTTACTGATATGCTCAAAAAAATAAATAAGCTTACGCTCAATTATAAACCCTGA
- the ggt gene encoding gamma-glutamyltransferase, translating into MGNLNIKKSNYLKFLLILFFFIPVSCVQKRLGVNSNTQFRNGMVVCAYPDAAQVGLEILKQGGNAVDAAVAVQFALAVTLPEAGNIGGGGFMVYRSKTGENNTLDFREMSPAAASVDMYLDSTGHVIPDMSLYTHKASGVPGSVDGMVQAHEKYGKLKWADLLQPAIDLAGKGFKITKHLASDLNRTAAQFKKLNAGKSYLIKEGEWQEGDILIQQDLAKTLEQIRDKGRAGFYEGIVADQLVAEMKSGDGLISKTDLQNYHSVWRKAIIGNYKDYKIITMPPPSSGGIALVQLLKSVEKYPLKRWGYNQDSTVRLMVEAERRVYADRSKYLGDPDFFKVPVDSLLNPVYITARMNNFSWDAATQSTSIQPGSFVGYESDQTTHYSIVDSEGNAVSITTTLNDTFGSRIFVQGAGFLLNNEMDDFSSKPGVPNMYGLVGGKANSIQPGKRMLSCMTPTIVEKDGKLFMVVGTPGGSTIITSVFQTIVNVIEFNQSMQQAVASKRFHHQWLPDDVETETGALDSVTVTRLQSKGYKITNKGGIGRVDAILKTPQGYYEGGADPRGDDTKLGF; encoded by the coding sequence ATGGGTAACCTTAACATAAAGAAAAGCAACTACTTAAAATTTCTTTTAATACTATTCTTTTTTATTCCCGTTAGCTGTGTTCAAAAACGGCTGGGTGTAAATAGCAACACACAATTTCGCAACGGGATGGTGGTATGTGCCTATCCTGATGCCGCTCAGGTAGGGCTTGAAATACTAAAACAAGGAGGCAATGCCGTAGACGCGGCGGTAGCTGTACAATTTGCCCTTGCTGTTACGCTGCCCGAGGCCGGAAACATAGGTGGTGGTGGCTTTATGGTCTACCGCTCAAAAACTGGCGAAAACAATACGCTCGACTTCAGGGAAATGAGCCCCGCTGCGGCCAGCGTTGATATGTATCTTGATTCGACAGGTCATGTTATACCTGATATGAGCCTGTATACTCATAAGGCATCGGGCGTGCCGGGGTCTGTTGATGGCATGGTACAGGCGCATGAAAAATATGGCAAACTAAAATGGGCCGACCTACTACAGCCCGCTATTGATTTGGCAGGTAAAGGCTTTAAAATAACCAAACATCTTGCTTCCGATTTAAACCGTACCGCTGCACAGTTTAAAAAGTTAAATGCCGGAAAAAGCTATTTGATAAAAGAAGGGGAATGGCAGGAGGGTGATATTTTAATACAGCAGGATTTGGCCAAAACACTGGAGCAGATACGTGATAAGGGCCGGGCCGGGTTTTATGAAGGCATTGTGGCCGACCAGTTAGTTGCCGAAATGAAGAGCGGTGACGGGCTTATTTCAAAAACCGATCTGCAAAACTATCACTCCGTTTGGCGTAAAGCTATCATTGGGAATTACAAAGACTACAAGATCATCACCATGCCACCACCTTCGAGCGGAGGAATAGCCTTGGTGCAGCTGCTTAAATCTGTTGAAAAATATCCGTTAAAAAGATGGGGCTATAATCAAGACTCGACAGTGAGGTTAATGGTAGAGGCCGAACGCCGGGTATATGCAGATCGTTCCAAATACCTGGGCGATCCCGATTTTTTCAAAGTACCGGTTGATAGTTTATTAAACCCTGTTTACATCACCGCGCGTATGAATAATTTTAGCTGGGACGCTGCCACACAAAGCACCAGCATTCAACCTGGTAGTTTTGTTGGTTATGAGAGCGACCAAACCACACATTATTCTATTGTTGATAGCGAGGGCAACGCAGTTTCCATAACCACTACGCTCAACGATACTTTTGGTTCCCGGATTTTTGTACAGGGCGCAGGTTTTTTACTCAATAACGAGATGGATGATTTTAGCTCGAAACCTGGTGTGCCCAATATGTATGGCCTTGTGGGAGGTAAAGCAAATAGTATACAGCCCGGTAAACGCATGTTATCGTGTATGACGCCCACCATTGTTGAAAAGGATGGCAAACTATTCATGGTAGTGGGTACACCCGGAGGATCGACCATTATAACATCGGTTTTTCAAACGATTGTTAATGTTATAGAATTTAACCAAAGCATGCAGCAGGCTGTCGCTTCCAAGCGATTTCACCACCAATGGCTACCCGATGATGTGGAAACTGAAACCGGTGCATTGGATAGTGTAACTGTTACCAGGCTGCAAAGCAAGGGCTATAAAATAACAAACAAAGGTGGTATAGGCCGCGTAGATGCCATCTTGAAAACACCACAAGGGTATTATGAAGGGGGCGCTGACCCAAGAGGAGATGATACGAAGCTGGGTTTTTGA
- a CDS encoding S8 family serine peptidase, translating into MNKLYTAISVCLLLLCTAAQTFAQQPLVSEDKRAALVSFSNQSRNLYQASRKKALALAANRGWRVQRRSKNGNLISLQGVNNLGFPVYLITHNNAISAATTNTNAVQPGGSLGLSLSGSSTFLNNKLAIWDGGAVYAGHQEFVGKNIINEDAASILDHSTHVAGTMIAKGVYAPAKGMAFNAATLQSYDFDNDIGEMSEAASGLLLSNHSYGDEAGWNFNDADNRWEWFGLPGDSVDYTFGFYDTRAQAWDKIAYNAPYYLIVESAGNSRSVNGPALGETYYGYKSRTDQTIVNKGARKAGISDNGGYDIISTTGNAKNILTVGAINPLPFGPRNRQDVSSAFFSGWGPTDDGRIKPDIVGNGVNVLSVGVDNPTAYLTLSGTSMAAPNITGSLYLLQEYYAQKNGGNFMLAATLKGLVCQTAFDAGNVGPDYVYGWGVLNTKNAAQAITDNGTKSLINEKNLQQGQQQTFNVVASGNNVLAATISWTDPEATATTDGVINSRTPKLINDLDIRISDGTTTYTPWVLNPNSPASPATKGDNFRDNIEQVYIPNTVPGKAYTITVSHKGTLKSGSQPYSLIVTGAGGTAYCASAPLSNADSRINNLKLSNINNTPTAGCKSYSDYTNLTIQLEQAKTYPLTITLGTCGGNFNKAAKVFIDWNGNGIFDNDELAATTSIVNGTGTCTHNIKVPGSVIPGNYSLMRVVLTETSDTASIKACGSYSKGETQDYGVQFLQTSIDAGVVAIVNPGSSGSCSATTPVTIRLKNFGSAPITNIPVTVTITAPDNTKTTYSETYTSTLQPQAEANFTFDQKFNAVAGATYTITGTSNLASDPVSTNNTISATIVINTPAAIGTLSAYYCTDSKQYLLSGTGDGTLLWYQNINDAIPVAAGSPAFTSKAPVNNTFYAGINDFEGSVGPATKSIFTAGGYNQFTPSVNVSTKIPVVIKSARLYIGNAGKITFNVNNANGQTVSTTTIDAKATRANPQAGAQTDDITDPGKVYDLNLQLPAAGDYAISVEFEDNATIFRSNGGVKGYPFKIGDVFSITGNNAVSDDAADTAYYKNFYYYFYDIKVQSSGCKSAGRQAVTLAKPVITQTANTLKSNFATGNQWLLNGNVIKGAIGATYDPLQSGNYQVADTLASGCVAISDVYTYARTVENAGKDTEIGLTTFPVPASSQLNVVFNAKTAGDLKLSLVNPSGQTVYLDEQSIPQGNFSKVIDVTNRLPGVYVLKVLLGQKVYAHKIIINR; encoded by the coding sequence ATGAATAAACTTTACACAGCAATTTCTGTTTGCCTTTTATTGCTGTGTACAGCAGCCCAAACCTTTGCACAGCAGCCCCTCGTTAGTGAAGATAAGCGGGCCGCTTTAGTTAGTTTTTCCAATCAATCAAGAAATTTATACCAAGCCAGCCGTAAAAAGGCACTGGCCCTGGCTGCAAACCGCGGGTGGCGGGTGCAACGCCGTTCAAAAAACGGTAACCTGATATCTTTGCAGGGAGTAAATAACCTTGGCTTTCCGGTATATCTCATCACCCATAATAATGCTATATCTGCAGCTACTACCAATACCAACGCAGTACAGCCCGGCGGGTCACTTGGCCTTAGCCTATCGGGTTCCAGCACTTTTTTAAATAACAAATTAGCGATATGGGATGGCGGCGCGGTATACGCGGGGCACCAGGAGTTTGTCGGCAAAAATATAATCAATGAGGATGCAGCTTCTATACTTGACCACAGCACACATGTAGCAGGCACCATGATAGCAAAAGGTGTGTATGCGCCCGCGAAGGGTATGGCTTTTAATGCGGCCACCCTGCAATCATATGATTTTGATAACGATATAGGCGAAATGAGCGAGGCTGCTTCGGGTTTGTTATTGTCTAATCATTCTTACGGCGATGAGGCTGGATGGAATTTTAATGATGCCGATAATCGCTGGGAGTGGTTTGGCTTGCCCGGTGATTCGGTTGATTACACCTTTGGTTTTTATGATACACGTGCGCAGGCATGGGATAAGATAGCCTATAACGCGCCCTATTACCTTATTGTTGAATCCGCGGGTAATAGTCGCTCCGTTAATGGGCCGGCGTTGGGTGAAACTTACTATGGTTATAAAAGTCGAACGGATCAAACAATTGTTAATAAAGGCGCCCGTAAGGCTGGTATCAGTGATAACGGCGGATACGACATCATCAGTACAACGGGTAATGCTAAAAACATACTTACGGTTGGGGCGATAAATCCCTTACCTTTTGGCCCAAGGAACAGACAGGATGTAAGCAGCGCGTTTTTTAGCGGTTGGGGGCCTACTGACGATGGGCGTATTAAGCCTGATATTGTTGGTAACGGGGTGAATGTACTATCTGTAGGGGTTGATAACCCTACAGCATACCTTACCCTTTCGGGTACCTCAATGGCTGCACCTAACATAACTGGGTCGCTATACTTATTGCAAGAATATTACGCTCAAAAAAACGGGGGCAATTTTATGCTTGCCGCCACCTTAAAAGGCCTGGTATGCCAAACCGCGTTTGATGCGGGTAATGTTGGTCCGGATTATGTTTATGGATGGGGCGTGCTGAATACCAAAAACGCGGCACAAGCCATAACTGATAATGGTACAAAAAGCCTCATCAACGAAAAAAATTTACAGCAAGGTCAGCAACAAACCTTTAATGTAGTGGCATCGGGCAATAATGTGCTGGCGGCAACTATATCATGGACCGATCCTGAAGCTACAGCTACCACCGATGGTGTTATAAACAGCCGTACCCCAAAATTGATCAACGATCTCGACATCAGGATCAGTGACGGCACAACCACATATACACCCTGGGTGTTAAATCCAAATAGCCCGGCATCGCCTGCAACTAAGGGCGACAACTTCAGGGATAATATAGAACAGGTTTATATCCCCAATACCGTTCCCGGCAAAGCTTATACTATCACAGTGTCGCATAAGGGAACGTTAAAATCGGGCTCACAACCTTACTCGCTTATTGTTACGGGCGCCGGAGGAACTGCCTACTGCGCATCGGCGCCATTATCCAATGCCGATTCGCGCATCAATAATCTGAAACTGTCAAATATCAACAATACACCAACAGCAGGTTGTAAAAGTTATTCAGATTATACCAATTTAACCATTCAGCTGGAGCAGGCTAAAACCTATCCGCTCACTATTACATTGGGCACGTGCGGGGGTAATTTTAATAAAGCCGCTAAAGTGTTTATTGACTGGAACGGTAACGGTATTTTTGATAATGACGAGTTAGCGGCAACAACCAGCATTGTTAATGGTACCGGAACATGTACTCACAATATAAAGGTACCAGGTTCGGTAATCCCCGGAAACTATAGCTTAATGCGGGTGGTATTAACAGAAACAAGTGACACGGCAAGTATAAAAGCCTGCGGCAGCTATAGTAAAGGCGAAACGCAGGACTATGGCGTGCAGTTTTTACAAACCAGTATTGATGCGGGGGTAGTAGCTATTGTTAATCCCGGTTCAAGCGGTTCATGCTCTGCAACAACGCCGGTTACCATCAGGCTTAAGAATTTTGGCAGTGCTCCGATAACTAACATACCGGTTACGGTTACCATCACCGCTCCTGATAATACAAAAACTACTTATTCTGAAACTTATACCAGCACGTTACAACCCCAGGCAGAAGCCAATTTCACTTTCGATCAAAAGTTTAACGCTGTGGCCGGTGCTACTTATACCATAACAGGCACCAGTAATTTAGCCAGCGATCCGGTTAGTACTAATAATACCATATCGGCTACCATAGTAATCAATACGCCTGCAGCTATTGGTACACTTAGTGCTTATTATTGTACCGATAGTAAACAATATCTGCTATCGGGCACCGGTGATGGTACATTGCTTTGGTATCAAAACATCAACGATGCCATCCCTGTTGCTGCGGGTTCGCCGGCTTTTACGTCAAAGGCACCTGTAAATAATACCTTTTATGCCGGTATTAATGATTTTGAAGGATCTGTTGGACCTGCCACAAAAAGTATTTTTACAGCAGGAGGCTATAATCAATTTACACCATCGGTAAATGTGAGTACAAAAATACCGGTAGTTATTAAAAGTGCGCGCTTATATATAGGTAATGCCGGTAAAATAACTTTTAATGTAAATAACGCTAACGGACAAACGGTATCGACTACCACCATTGATGCAAAGGCTACCCGGGCCAATCCCCAGGCTGGAGCACAAACGGATGATATTACTGACCCCGGCAAGGTGTACGACCTCAACCTGCAATTACCCGCAGCAGGTGATTATGCCATATCTGTAGAGTTTGAAGATAATGCCACTATTTTTCGCAGTAATGGCGGCGTTAAAGGATATCCCTTTAAAATTGGCGATGTGTTTAGTATAACAGGCAACAACGCAGTTTCTGATGATGCTGCAGATACTGCATATTACAAGAACTTTTATTATTATTTTTATGATATAAAAGTGCAGAGCTCAGGCTGTAAATCAGCCGGCAGGCAGGCAGTTACTTTAGCGAAACCTGTAATTACACAAACTGCAAACACTTTAAAATCAAACTTTGCTACGGGCAATCAGTGGTTATTGAATGGTAATGTTATAAAAGGGGCCATAGGGGCAACGTATGACCCTTTGCAAAGTGGAAACTACCAGGTTGCAGATACTTTGGCAAGCGGTTGTGTAGCCATATCTGACGTGTATACCTATGCCCGAACGGTAGAAAATGCAGGCAAGGACACAGAAATTGGATTGACCACGTTCCCGGTTCCGGCAAGCAGCCAGCTTAATGTTGTATTTAATGCTAAAACCGCGGGCGACTTAAAGCTATCGCTGGTAAATCCGTCAGGCCAAACTGTTTATTTAGATGAACAAAGTATACCTCAAGGCAATTTTAGTAAAGTGATAGATGTTACCAATCGGCTTCCGGGTGTATATGTACTGAAAGTATTACTGGGCCAAAAGGTGTATGCCCACAAAATAATTATCAACAGATAA
- a CDS encoding NAD+ synthase gives MKIALAQLNYHIGNFESNTAKIIDHIYKAKQNGADLVVFAELCVSGYPARDFLEFDEFIGLCDEAAKKIATECIDIACIIGLPTFNHKDEGKDLSNSAYFIEDGKVKAVVNKALLPNYDVFDEYRYFEPSTEFSCIEFKGKKIALTICEDLWNTIENPLYVTRPMDSLIHQQPDIMINIAASPFAYNHDETRIAILSDNASRYKLPLLYVNQVGAQTELIFDGGSLVFDNTGKLIDELPYFEENMAYYTFNADASISFEHPSTLKAERPADIEQIHQAILLGIRDYFYKSGFKQAILGLSGGIDSAVVCALAAETLGPQNVMAVLLPSRFSSDHSLKDAEDLVKNLGCKSETIAIKNITEAIEKALHPQFNNLPFNIAEENIQSRSRAILLMAMCNKFGYILLNTSNKSEAAVGYGTLYGDMCGGISVIGDVYKTQVFELARYINRDKEIIPINSIIKPPSAELRPDQKDTDSLPEYDILDKILAEYIENRCSSAEIIKMGYDEQTVRRVIRLINLAEHKRYQTPPILRVSPKAFGMGRRMPIVGKYLS, from the coding sequence ATGAAAATCGCATTAGCCCAGCTCAACTATCATATAGGTAACTTCGAATCGAATACTGCAAAAATTATTGATCATATATATAAAGCAAAGCAAAATGGCGCCGACCTGGTAGTGTTTGCCGAGTTATGTGTTAGCGGTTACCCCGCACGCGATTTCCTGGAATTTGATGAGTTTATTGGCCTTTGCGATGAAGCTGCAAAAAAAATAGCTACTGAATGTATTGACATAGCCTGCATTATTGGTCTGCCTACCTTTAATCATAAAGATGAAGGTAAGGACCTGAGCAACTCGGCTTATTTTATTGAAGATGGTAAGGTAAAGGCCGTAGTAAACAAAGCGCTGCTGCCAAATTATGATGTATTTGATGAGTACCGTTATTTTGAGCCTTCAACCGAGTTTAGCTGTATTGAGTTTAAAGGGAAAAAAATTGCGCTTACCATTTGCGAGGATCTGTGGAACACTATTGAAAATCCGCTGTATGTAACCCGGCCTATGGATAGCCTGATCCATCAGCAGCCTGATATAATGATCAATATAGCGGCATCGCCTTTTGCTTACAATCATGATGAAACGCGGATTGCTATTTTAAGCGATAATGCCAGTCGGTATAAATTGCCTTTGCTATATGTAAACCAGGTTGGTGCTCAAACCGAACTGATATTTGATGGTGGATCGCTGGTGTTTGATAATACCGGCAAACTGATAGATGAACTGCCCTATTTTGAAGAGAATATGGCTTACTACACGTTTAATGCTGATGCAAGCATTAGTTTTGAGCATCCCTCAACACTTAAAGCCGAGCGCCCAGCTGATATTGAGCAAATACATCAGGCTATTTTGTTAGGTATCCGCGATTACTTTTATAAATCAGGTTTCAAGCAGGCTATACTGGGTTTATCAGGCGGTATCGATTCGGCGGTAGTGTGTGCTTTGGCTGCTGAGACTTTGGGCCCACAGAATGTAATGGCAGTATTGCTGCCTTCCCGTTTCTCGAGTGACCACTCTCTCAAGGATGCCGAAGACCTGGTGAAAAATCTGGGCTGCAAAAGCGAAACCATCGCCATTAAAAATATTACCGAGGCAATTGAAAAAGCGCTGCACCCACAGTTTAACAACCTGCCGTTTAACATAGCCGAAGAGAACATCCAATCGCGCAGCAGGGCAATATTGCTGATGGCCATGTGTAATAAGTTTGGCTATATATTGTTGAATACCAGCAATAAAAGCGAAGCAGCCGTAGGTTATGGTACTTTATACGGTGATATGTGTGGCGGCATATCTGTAATAGGAGATGTATATAAAACGCAGGTTTTTGAACTCGCCCGTTACATTAACCGCGACAAGGAGATCATCCCAATTAATTCCATTATTAAACCTCCATCGGCTGAGTTAAGACCCGATCAAAAGGATACCGACTCATTACCGGAGTATGATATTTTGGATAAGATACTGGCCGAATATATTGAAAACCGCTGCTCATCAGCTGAGATCATAAAAATGGGTTATGATGAACAAACCGTTCGCAGGGTGATCAGGCTTATAAACCTGGCCGAGCATAAGCGTTACCAAACCCCGCCAATCCTCCGGGTTTCGCCCAAGGCTTTTGGTATGGGCCGCAGAATGCCTATAGTGGGCAAGTACCTTTCATAG
- the gldB gene encoding gliding motility lipoprotein GldB gives MTATPNRAKQIYLIFSIALILASCGRNKKVDVSNINVEVKIERFDRDFDAMRSKSMGIQAAYLQQQYGIFYGDFINHILQAGTVNDTAYFKTLREVFKGKAYTDLKHDIDAAYPNMDAQNASLTEAFKYIKYYYPQKKLPKVYAYFSGFQAQTSIGDGYFAVGLDLFLGANSRFYPALTNTFPHYLSRHFTPENITPRVVEGIAREDMFPEDDNDRSLLAKMVYNGKIMYFMDRILPDVADTTKIGYTPEQLKWCNDFEAKIWGYFLEENLLYETDYPKIQKFLTEAPFTPGLGEKNESAPKLAIWTGWQIVRQYMDKHPEVTLPQLMAEKDAQKILNLSRYRPK, from the coding sequence ATGACAGCTACCCCGAATAGAGCAAAGCAAATTTACTTAATTTTTTCTATCGCCCTGATATTAGCGTCATGCGGACGCAACAAAAAAGTTGATGTAAGCAATATTAATGTCGAGGTAAAAATTGAACGTTTTGACCGCGACTTTGATGCCATGCGCAGCAAATCTATGGGCATACAGGCTGCTTACCTGCAACAACAATATGGAATTTTTTACGGTGATTTTATAAACCACATATTACAAGCTGGTACTGTTAATGATACGGCCTATTTCAAAACCCTGCGAGAGGTTTTTAAGGGCAAGGCTTATACCGACCTGAAACATGACATAGATGCGGCCTATCCCAACATGGACGCGCAGAACGCCAGCCTTACTGAGGCCTTTAAATACATTAAATATTACTACCCTCAGAAAAAACTGCCTAAGGTATATGCTTATTTTTCGGGCTTCCAGGCACAAACCTCTATTGGCGACGGATATTTTGCCGTTGGGCTCGATCTTTTCCTGGGTGCCAACTCCAGGTTTTACCCTGCCCTTACCAATACCTTCCCGCATTATTTGTCGCGCCATTTTACACCGGAAAATATTACGCCTCGCGTGGTTGAAGGCATTGCCCGTGAGGATATGTTCCCCGAAGATGATAATGACCGCTCATTACTGGCCAAGATGGTTTATAACGGCAAGATCATGTATTTTATGGACCGCATATTACCTGATGTTGCCGATACCACCAAAATAGGTTATACCCCCGAACAGCTAAAATGGTGCAATGATTTTGAGGCTAAAATATGGGGGTATTTCCTGGAAGAAAACCTGCTGTACGAAACCGACTATCCTAAAATTCAGAAATTCCTTACCGAGGCCCCATTTACCCCGGGCCTGGGTGAAAAAAATGAATCGGCTCCTAAACTGGCTATATGGACAGGATGGCAAATTGTGCGCCAGTATATGGATAAACATCCCGAAGTTACCCTGCCCCAGCTCATGGCCGAAAAGGATGCTCAAAAAATCCTGAACCTTTCAAGGTACAGGCCTAAGTAG